CAGGTGCGTTCAGCTACCTTTGGTACCACCGTCGGGAATCAAGATGATTTTATTATGAAATTAACCAGTGGCAATTTATCGTTAACTGATGTCCGTACTATGTCCAATAGTGCGGGAACCGTTGCAAGAAAAAGTGTTGTGGGGGTGTCAGCCAGTGCTTATGTTAACGCGGGTGTTAATGCACCAGCCCTAGCCGTACTTGAAGACACACCTGGAAGAACACAATTTCTTTTTTCTGTAAAACCCGTGAGAGCCGAAGGGGCAGTTAATGGGAATTGGGCATCAGGGGCTACCACGGGTGCCAGTGGGATTGAAGGAGCGCATAATAGTAGCAGTCGTAGTGCTACAGTGGGTTATGGAATTATGCCATTTTATTCTGGTGTGGTATTTGGCCAGGAAGATGCTGGTAAAGTACGACCACTGGAACCTTACTATAAGAAAATTCGTACCCTAACTGTTTTATCTGATAGTTTGGCGATTAACTTGTCGTTTGAGCCAGATACTGCATTAGGCAATGCTGCACAGCGGGTGAAAAGCATTACTGTTTCAGAAACGTTAAACCCCAGTGCCTTAGCTGGTGGTAAATTACAAGAAGCAAAAACCCGACTCAAAGCTTTGGTTGATAGTAATCCTCAGGATAGTGAGCTAAAAACGTCAGTTGAAACCGTTTTGGAAGCAGCCAAAAAAGGTAGCAGTCTTACGCTTAGTTATGAGCTGACAACAGAAGGTGTACGTCAGTTTAACTTAGAGGGTAATGGCCAGCAGTGGTTAAAACGAATTCATAACGATTCTTTAACTAACCCAGGTGCGCATGCAAATTTAATCCGAGTTAAGTCAGTCAGTTTGGGTAAATCTGCTAGTCATGGCACTTCAGGTGGTGCCGTTGTTTTAGCAGGAGCGGTATCATCGGGAACCATTAGTGAAAGCATTGCCTTAGGGACAGTTTCGTTTAAATACGACAATCATCGTCATCAACCTTCCTTGGATAAACGTTCAGGTGCTTTGTTTGTTGATTCTGTCAGTGGCGTTACCCCTGGTGTTAACCCAGGTAAAGTTCCAGCCCATGTCGAGGCATTTGCCAATCAAATCAGTCAGCCAGGACATTGGAATTATGCTGGGGCTGATGTAGCACCATTGGCGATTGCCAAAGCACTGGGTGTCACTTTTGATCTTGAACATACTAAAAATGTTGTAGATACGTTGCATGGTGGCCGTAATCTGCGGGGTAAGTTGATTCATTCAAGACCTAGCAATAACACGGATAGTGATCATTACCTGGTGCGTGGTCGCAATGGCCGTGTTTATTCTATGCCTGCTGATGGCGACTGTTTATTCCATGCCATTAATTTTCTGCAAAATCCGGGGGACTATCAAATCAGTCCAGACCGACCGTTAATAGGTCAAATTCAGTTGGTGGCTAAACCCGCAGCGGCTGAGCGTATTCAAGCCTTGCGTAATCAAGTGGCGGAATGGGTAAGAGCAAACCCAGCAGCATTAAGTGATTTGATTCAATCTGATATTATTGCGTCGTTAGGTGACTTACGAAACACGGGTAGCTCGCCAACCGCACAGCAATACGACAAGTTTAGTCAAGTATTGGAAAGTGCAGATCAAACCATTGAAGCTAATGAAAGTGCTTCCAACAGCCACAAAGTACGGGATATTGATAATGCTCGGTTAATTCAATATACCTTTGACCAGTCGAAAAGGATGCTTTCCGTGGGAAAGCAGCATGGCTTAAGTGTTGAGCTATCCCCAGCAGTTAATAAAAAGCAAAACACTTTGCTGGCTGATGTGTTATCCGTTGCCACCGCTTTACATCAAGAGGGAGATGTCAAAGCATTGTTAGCCAGCAAAAGCCAAAGCCGATTTATCAGTGAATTAATTAAACAAAACAAAAACAGTGTTAGTGAAACGGCTGCGTATCAACAATACAGTGAGGCACAGATAGAAATTGCCCTGCTTGTTAAAAGCAAGCAACACTATCGAGAAAACCTGGGTGAGTTTGGGTTAGCCACTATTGCCGATAAAGTCACTACAGGCGGTGATCAGTCAATGATTTTCCGCTCAGGTCGCCACCGTTATTTATTATCTAATACTAAAGGTAAATTATCTTTTTATGATCCTGCAGTGGGTTGGATCAGTGGTTTTCAGAATAAAGCCAGTTTAGTTGGGTTTTTAACGGATTATTTTACTCATTCTACGCAACTTAGCTTGGGCATTGACCCGAATAAGTTTCAAGCTCAGTCTATTGCGGATGGTTTTTATCAAGATGCCAGGGTTATCCAGGCAACCCAACAGTTGCAGCAATCACTGCCGGTTGAGTTAGAACGACTGTCTGCGCAAGATCTTCAGCTTGGTTTACTGAAAGTCAATGGCCAGCCAATCAGCCGCACTCAGCTCTGGTTGTTGGGCGCACAAGTTGATGGGCAACCAATTGCTGTTGATCGACTAGCTGATGGTGGTGTAGCCAGTATTAAATTTAATGGTGAGGTTTTACAGCAGTTTTTAAGTACGGCACCACAAGCAGACTTTGCTGAAGGGGCTAAAATTCTCAAAACATTGTCACAACAACAAGACCTACCTGTGGTGGCATTAATTGATGGGGAAGTATCAAGCAGATTAAAAACAGTAGTTGATAGAATTGATAGCACACCTTCTGTATTAACCGATAGTCAAGTTCAAGGCTTGCAAAACAAACTAAACGGAAATACCCGTATTAGTGTAAAAGGATTTGCTTCCCAGGTACCGGGGGTGGGACTACAAGCTTGGGGGATTTACTCAGGTATAAAGGCAGCTGATGCTGCTTTTGAGAGTGGTGATATTCAGGAAGGCGTTATTCAAACGGGTAGTGTGATAGCCAATGTTGCATCTATTCCTGCTGAAATAGCGCTCAATCGCAGCTTACCTAAATTAAGTCAACGGTTGATTGCCCGTTCTGTTAGCAGTAGCAGCCGGTTAGCGACATCATCTGCCAGCCGTTTAGGCCAAGCGTTAGGTCGTAGTGGTGGCGCGTTGGCAGCATTAATTACTTTACCTTTTGATATTTATACAGCAGCAAAAGCCTTTTCTGATGCACAAGGGGAAGGATTAACTGATAAACAACGACAGGACTTGTATGTACAGGGTGGTTTTGCGGTAGCCGGTGCGGTCACTGCATTAAGCTTAGGAGTTGCTGCCCTATTTACGGGTAGTGCTGCCCTTGGTCCCATCGGCTTGGGAATAAGTGTGGGATTAATTGTTGGTGCACAAATTTATTCAGCAGTACGACAGGTGGAGGATGCTTGGGAGTATGTCCCTGAGTTAGATGACTGGCGCCATCGTTTACGTCAAGGCTGGTTGGCTTTTTGGGGCCAGGATATGGATGAGTGGGTCACTGATGCCTATAAAGCGAATAAAACCAAGCATGATGTAATCGAGCAAACCCGTCAACGTTCAGTGGAATTACTGCAAGGTGAATTAGGTAATGCTGTTGACACCATCGTTTATGGTGATGTAGAGGTGGCTATTGAAGAGGTCAAAGTATACAACTATGAAGGTGGTTATGAAATTGTTAGAGATCCTAAAGTTAAGGGGGGGGATGATGTTATTTTTGCCCAAGATGGATTACAGGGCCTAAGTAATGCAGTGTTTGGGAATGTAGACCCGGAAAAAGCTGTCTTATTTAATATTGGTGGCGGCACTGATACAGTCTTTGGGGTGACTAATAAAAAGAATGAGTTTATTTTTGGTAAAGGCGCAAAAAAACTAAAGGGTGGAAATCTGAATGATAACTTTATGTTTTCAGTTGATTTCTCCGATATGGAAAACTTTTTCAATAATTTAAATAATCCCAATGATAAAATATTCTTCGAAATTGATGGGCAGGGTGGTGATAATACCTTAACTATCAATGCGCAAACCTACCGAAACTATGCTTATTCCGATCAACTCTATTCAGGTTTTATTATTGATTTGGAACAGGGCAAAGTATGGGTAAGGAATACTGGAAAAACTGGGGAGGCAGCTAAAGGCCCGCAAATTGGTGAATTGAAAAATATTCAACATACCCTGGGTTCTGGTTCAGATGGAGACGCTACTAGCTCGGGTTCTGACTATATTATCGGCACAAACGATAGTAACCGTATTTTTGCTAACAAAGGCGATCAAATATTTGCCAAAGGTGGTAATGATGTAATCACCTTATCTGACTATGCCAAAGTGGATGGTGGGTCGGGTCAGGATATCTACCTGGTTAAACGGGATGTGCGGGATGTCCATATTACTGAAAATGGTCAGGATGCTTCTGTCGTACGGTTAGAGTTTGCATTGGATGAAATTGCTGATTGGCAATTAATCAATAAAAATATGGTTATCAAATTAAAAGATGCCGGTACAGTAACCATCCATGATGTTTATAGTGAATACAACGGTCAGTGGGTGTTGAACAATAATCAAATCAGCTTCCAGTCTCATGATGGATTTATGTTGACGCCTGACTTGCCAGCACAGCGTAAAGTATTAGCTGCTGATCAGGTTGAGTCAATTCAGCTGCATACCCGCTATTTGAAAGCAGGAGATAAAACTTATTTCAACCAACAAACCGGCGTGACGATTGATCTTAATGACAACCGGATTGATGGTAATAACCAAGGGGGTGTGTATCAGCAGGATGAGTTTGAAAAACTGGATAAAAGCCAATTAATTGTTTTACACGGTGATGATGACCACCAAAATGCTCCAGCAGGTTCTAAGTACTTTATTGGGCGTGGTGTTGGGGAAACTGTTATTAAGCCACAGGCCCAAGATCGCAAAAAACCGGTAATTAATACGGTATTCTTAGACTATGATGCGGCAGAAATAACGGCTATTGAAACCCGTTATCGTAATGAAACCTACAGTGCTGGTTATCGTCGTAAGGACTACAGTTTGGTGGTTTCATTGAGTGATGGGCGTAAAGTTATCTTAGAAAAAATTATTGATGATACACTCCATGTGTATGATGCCCTTGCTAGGGGCGGAGAAACGCTTAGGGACTTTGTGTTAGTGATGCGTGATGGTATAGAGTATTCACTGGATGAATATAGTGGCTCTAAAACTCTAGCCACTGAAAGCCATTATCACGGTAAAAATAATAATGGCGTTTTCTTGGTAGATACTTTAAGAACGCTAAAACAGAAAGACTATAAACTTTCTGATTGGCAGTGGGGTGAAGGTAAAAAACTCGACACTCGCTACCAGTTATCCGCGGAAGGAACTGCTTATGGAGATACCCTTATTGGCAATCAACAAGCTAATGTGTTGCGTGGTTACGGTGGTGCTGACATCATGCAGGGGAATAATGACCATGACACTTATGTGGTGGGTGCCTTTGAGGGTAAAGTGACGATTAATAACCTGGCAACAGATAATAAAATCGATAACTTGGTAATAGGGGCTGCGTTTGCTGATATTACCAGTCGCCGTGACGGGTTGGATCTACTTTTGGAAGCACGATTACCAAGAGCCACTGAAGAAGGAAATATTGAGTCTATCAATCGCCAAATAGTCATTGAAAACTACTTTGTTAGTGATGCTTTCCGCCATCTCAGTATTGTTTCTAATGAAGGGTTGCAACAAGAATTAGTCGTTGATGAACTAGGTAATATCAGCCGTATTATTGCAGCGCCAACTACCACTGTTGATCATACGACATCACCAGTGGCAACTCGATTGAGTGGTGATGATCATCATTCATCCCTGCTGATTGGGAATATAGATAGTGATTATTTAACAGCAGGGCTGGCGGGCACCATTATTCGAGGGGGCGCAGGGGATGACACCTTAATTGATAATTCAGGCAATGACTTATTAAATGGTGAGCAAGGCAATGATGTAATTAAATGGGTTGCTGCTGGTGATGATATTGCCAGTGGGGGTGAAGGTAGCGACAGCTATCAAGTCACTGCTACTAGTCGCGGATTGAAAATTATTGATAATCAGGCGAATAGTGGTGATGATATTTTAGTGCTGGATCAGGTTAACTCTCTAAATAACTTACAATTAGCCCGGTTGGGCCAGGATTTACACTTATTGGTAAAAACTGACGAAGGGCAGTTAGAATTAACCGATACAACAGAAGTTGTCATTAAGAATTTTTATTTGTCTGAGGTATATCAACACTTGTCGTTAATTTTAGCCGATGGTGACGAAGTATCCGCGATTGATTTGGCGGGTATGGCTAAATTGGCACCACTAAGAAGTCAATTAGCGAATATTCATTTAACAGCTGATGATAAACTGCTTAAAACTGATTATCGTGCTCACCAAGGCCCAGTCTATGTGACGCTAGACAATGAGCAGTCGGACCATACGACTTTCAATGGTAGCGATTATTCAGATGTAGTTACAGTAAAACGTTTTGGTGAAATCAAAACCATTGACTTAGGTGAGGGTAGTAATACCTTGGATTTAAGTCACCTATCTGCTCGAACTGCTGTGAATTTAAATGGGCAAACTCTAAATACCACAGGTGCAGATAAACAAGTCAATATTACTTTAAAAGGTGTACAACATGTGGTTGGTAGTGAGACTGCCGAGAATGCCATGATAGGTAATAGCCAACGCAATATTTTAATTGGTGGTAATCAAACAGACCAGTTTTTTGCTGTTGCAGGCGAAAATACCTTAGTAGGGGGTAAAGGCAATGACAAAATCCTGAGTGGAACAGGAAAAGATACGATTATTTTTAACCAAGGTGATGGCATAGACACAATATCAGGTAATACCACCGGTGATGTGCTTACACTAAAAAATATCAATCTCTATGATATCCACTTTAGTTTGGATAAAAATAATCAACTTCAAGTCAGCTTGAAAGGTTCAACAACTGATAAAGTTATTGTTCAACAATGGAATGATAACCAAGCCTTTAATGTGGTGGCTAATAATGGTGTGATTGATAAGTCAGGCATTGAACAATTAGTGCAAGCTTTGTCAGGCTTTACTGAAAACCAATGGTCTCAAGGTTTGGTAACACTTAATAGTCATGCTAAAGAGCAAATAACTAATAATTGGCTTATTACCCAATAGCAAACTTTAAGCTGATCAATTAGAACCAGGTATATTACCTGGTTTTTTCTGGCCATAAATAGACTTCCTTCCAGCTTTTCTAATCCAACTGACGCTGATTGTCGCGCAGCCGTTGATCAGGCGATGAGTAACTTATATAGCATTCAGATTTAGTAACCTGAAACAACGTTAGTAAAACTGGAATAAAAAATAAGTGTTATATGGATTTCTATCTTTCCTATTAATTTTGCTTGATAAGAAATTTGAATAATACCCGCTTAGTTGATTGTTAATAGAAATTTTTATTTTCAATAACCCTTCGTTACGACCATACTGTTATTTATTGCACGGATTTGTTTGTTTAAAAAGCGCAGGCTTTGAACCAGCTGAGTGGATAATTTAGCTGGAGAAGCTAAGGATGCGTGTTTCTGATGGAGGGGATAATGTGCCATAAGAAACCTTACTATTGTCAATATCTAAAGCAGCCAACCCTATTACTGGCCGCGGCTATTACAGCCTTTCCTTGGGTTAGTTATTCTGGTCCATTAAACCTGGCTCAAGATGCATTAGAAATAGCTCCTGGTGCAGAGCCTAATATTGTAATTTTATTTGATGACTCCGGTAGTATGGCCTGGGAGGCACTGATGTCTTCTGACTATATGAAAGCAAATCAACCAAGTGGGGTGAATGACAATGCTGCTGGTACTGTTACCCCGCAAAGTATTAGATATAGAGGTTATTCAGGCCAATATGCTTGCTCTGGTACTAGCTATATTTACGGAGTACAGTTTACAACAAATTCATATTACCCATATACATGTTTTGTTGCTGAAACGGATAATTGGCGGTTCAGAAATAGCAACTTTAATAAACTATATTTTGATCCTACTAAAACATATAAACCTTGGCCAGGCTTAAATAAAAATGGCAAGCAGTTTGCGAATATTGACATAACTAAAGCACCTGATAACCCTTATGATCCGAAAGAATATATTAACCTTTTACAAGATGATGAAATTTTATATGGTGAGAATGTCTGGAATGGAAGCTCTTGGGAGTGGCAGCAAACAAGCACCACTCGCAGTCAAACACAAGGCTTTAAATATTACCAGTGGAAAGATGATGGGGATGGAGTATTTGAAAATGGAGAACAGATAGAATATTTAATTAAAAATGCAGCCCCTGAGATACAGCAAAATTTTGCTAACTGGTTTGCGTACTATCGATCTAGGAATTTAGTTGCCAAGGGGGGGTTGGGCTTTGTTATTGAAGGTATGTCCAATGCAAGAGTTGGCTTTACGTCCATTAATACGAAAGATAATAATTTCCGGGTAAAGTCATTAAATACTTCTGTACTATCTGGCGCAAAAAAAGAGTTATTAGATAAAATATATGGTACGCCAATTCCTCAATATGGAACTCCTTTAAGACAAAACTTACGGGATGTAGGTAAGTATTATGCCTGTGAATCAGGCAACCGATTTGATGCCAGTGGTTCAGATTGTCCAATTCAACCTGCACCCATAGGAACCTGTCAGCAGAATTATACGTTATTAATGACTGATGGTTTTTATAATGGTGGATCACCTGATGTAGGTAATCAGGATGCTGATGATGGGAGTAATGCCTATGATGGTGGTGCTTTTGCTGATAGTTATTCAGAAACCTTAGCTGATGTGGCAATGAAGTATTATAAGCTAGACTTATCTAAACAACTACAGAACAGCGTCCCCATTACTAAATATGATAAGCAACGCTCTCTAACCATATTAAGCGATGAAGATACATTACACCAGCATATGGCTACCTTTACCGTTGGGTTTGGTTTGAAAGGGTCAATTACTGGTTTTCCTACAGATCCCAAAGTTGCCTTTAATTGGCCTGACCCTCAGGTGCTTATTAACAATAAAGAGTTAGCTAAAGTCGATGATTTATTACATGCAGCCTATAACGGGCGTGGTGAATATTTAAGTGCTGAGGATCCTGAGCGATTAGTGCAAGGCTTACAGGAAATTTTTCGGCGAATCAAAACAGATTCTGGTGCTGCAAGTGCTGTTGCGTTTAATACCCAAAGTATCAAAACCACTTCGTTAGCATTTAGGGCTTTATTTAATCCTAAATTAAGTAATGGTGATGTATTAGCTCACCCCATAGATTCAACAACAGGAGCAGTCGATACGTCGGTTGTTAAATGGTCAGCTGCGAAAAAGCTGGATGAAAAATTGGCAGGTAATAATGTCAATAATCGAAATATTATTACTTACCGAATAAATGCAGATGGCACTAAACAAGGAATTCCTTTTAATTACGATAATAACCTAAACCAAACACAGAAAACCAGTTTAGATAACCCAGTACCCTTTGCATTACCCGCTAACTATGGTGATAACGATAGTACAATAGGAGATGAACGATTATTTTACTTAAGAGGCGATCAAACTCATGAGGGTACTAACTATGATATAGGTAAGTTTCGTGAGCGTCTATCTGCAGAAGGGCGGTTAGGTGATATTATTCATTCCACTCCTACCTATGTAGGACCACCTGGTTTTGCTGGTCGAGATAACTCTCCCTATCCGACAACCAATCTTTACTCAAGCTTCGTTAAAAATAATACTAGCAGGCGGCCTATGTTGTATGTAGGAGCGAATGACGGGATGTTACATGGGTTTAATGCAGATACTGGGGAAGAGGTATTTGCTTATGTGCCTAATGTGTTATTTGCTGAGTTACATAAATTAACGGATCCCGATTATGTACATCAAATGTATGTGGATGAAAAAGCCAGTATTAATGATGCCTATTATAACGGTGCTTGGCATACTATTTTAATTGGTTCCTTAGGCGCAGGGGGCAGAGGCTACTTTGCATTGGACGTCACTCAACCTACCGATTTTGATACCGAAGTAGGTGCAGCGAATAACGTACTTTGGGAGTTCACTGCCAGTGATGATGATGAGTTGGGTTATACCTATAGTCGTCCGATTATCACCATGACTAACCTTCAGGAGGGGGGAGAGCAGGTGTGGTTAGCCATTTCAGGAAATGGCTACAATAGTACCAGTGCCAAGGGGAATGCTGTCTTGTTTCTGAATAAGTTAACAGGGCATGGTGTAGATGGTTCTTGGAACTTAGGTACTGATTATTATAAAATTGATACCGGTAAAGGCAAAGCAGCGAGTGTAGATAAAAATACGCCAAATGGCATTGGTTTACCCAGGGCGGTAGATTTCGATGGCAATGGTACTGTTGACTATGTGTATGCGGGGGATTTGCAAGGTAATCTCTGGCGTTTTGACATAAGTGGCAGTAGTACTGGTTCCTGGAAGAAAACAATTATTTTTACGGCGACTGATGATCAGGGTAATCCGCAACCTATTGTTAACCAACCTATTGTGGTTAGGAATAAAACTTCTGGAGGGATTGTCGTTGTGGTTGGTACTGGTACGTGGATTACTAAAGATGATATTGCCTCTCAAGATATTCAAAGCATGTATGGGATCTGGGATGACTTATCAAGTCAGGGCTATCCAGTGAGTAAAAGTGAGTTGGTCGAACAATACTTCACCAATGTGAAAAGTAAATTTAATAGTTACACAATAAGGACGCTTAGCAATAAGCCTGTGAATTACTCAAAAGATGATAATGTAATGGGATGGCGTTTAGATTTTGATGCTGTTGAAGCTCAAGGAAATCAAATTGAATTTCCGGGTGAGAGAGCTGTTAGAAAATTATTTTTATTTGGTGATAACTTGTTAACTACTACGGTAATCCCAAACCCTGCGTTAGCTTGTTCGACATTACCTGGCGGTTTTTTGATTGGGCTTGATCCTCTAACTGGAGGGGAAGCGAAAACCAGTCCTCTATTCGATTTAAATGGTGATGGTGAGTTTGATGAAAAAGATAAGCTATCAAATGGTACTCCTGTGGCAGGCATTAGGTTAGCTGGTATTCCTACTGATCCTGCTTTTATTGGTAATCGTATAGTCATTCAAGAGCATAATGGTAATGTGTCTGGCTTTAATACTAATCTGAAAGGGATGCAAACAGGTAGAATGTCCTGGCGACAGTTGCAGGGTAATTAACGATTAATAGGGGATGTCAGAAAGACGTTTGGATAGCGAGAATTGGTGAAGAAGAAAATTAGATAAAAGGGTACTAATTGGTACCCTTTGTCACTATCAGAGAGGCAACAGATTATTTATCAGTCGTAGTCACCAGTCATTAGTCTTACTTTGACTATCATCACTGCGCATTTTATCAAATACATAAATTTCTTTACCATGTTCATCTATTTCAATCTGGCCAGCCCCTTTAGCACACAAATACTGTAGTATTTCCGTCACTTCATCGATTGTCATAGTATGGCTGGAAGCTAGCTCAAAGGCCGTAACTCGGTAATTGCGTGCTTTGATCATATTCAGAATGACCCGTTCATTATGTTCTTGTTGGGCCGCCTTCGTTTGTGTGTGGGTTTTCCAACTAAATAACGCACCACCAGCAATCATACCGCCACCTACTAGGAGCATTGGAATACTGGTGTAGCCGAGTAAGGAAACTAACCCTCCCATTGAAGCAACGCCATAGCCTAAATAGGGATGTTTTGGGCTAGGAGTGGGAGTGCTGCTTGGGGAGGCAGTGGTCGGATTAATATGACTGGGTTGAGATATGGACTGACTGCTTGGAATAGCCTGTTGGGAAACAGTTGTTGTATGCCTTTGTTTCGGAGCAGCAAAACCATACTTTTCACCAATTTTCTTAATGCCTTCAGCGTATCCTTGTCCCATGCCTCTTACTCGCCATTCACCTCGATGACGGTAAATTTCAAACAAAATGGCGCTATTATAGTTTTTGGCGGCAGTTTCAAAGATAAATTTGCACACAGGTTGGCCTGTTACAGCACTGATTAAGCGGGTTTCAACGTAATCCACACTGGAAAAACGTTTGGTTTCTGGACTACGTGTGACCAGTAGTTCGAGTTTGGCGATATCTGCAGGGATTTGTTCGAGATAAATATCCCCTTTGGTTTTACTCAGGACTATCCCTTCTCCCCGCAGCCTGGGATTCTCAGAATAAAGAAAATCTTTAATATTTTTTACTTGGCCTTCGGCATTAACTGCCACCACATTTAACTCAATGTCGTTTAGCGCGGGTACGCTTCGTGCTTGCCATAACAGGTTTTTACAGTGGGAGAAATGTTCAGAAAGGGATAAATTTTCACCAGGTGATAATTCAGCCCCTTCATCCAGGGAAATTCCATCGTCTTTTTGGAGGGGCTGGGGCAGTGTAAACTGAAATTGCTCTGCCACTAAGCTTAAATCCCCTGGTGACTCGAAGCCAATAAAGCGTAGTTTCCATTGGCCTTTATGGCGGTATACTTCTATTAAGGTGAGTGATTGGGTTTCCGGGGCACAACTTGGCATATTTATGCGAGCAGCCTGGCCACTGTTTACCCTGACTTGAATATTTTTTACCTGAGAAAAATTATGGCGGCTATCAACTGGAAATGCTAAAACAATATAGAATCGCTCGTAGGGAGTGGTTAACACGGGCAGAGTGAGTTCAAATAATTTCCCATGAGGGTGACGAGTAACCAAGTCTGGAATGGTGGGGTTAGCCTCCCAAAGAAAATGGTCCTGGTTGACCACCTGTTTATTTGCATTAACTGCTAATCCATAGGCTTCTAAGCCTATGTCTGCGGTTAAACTACGCCAGCCAATATCAATTCTTAATGGCTTTTTGGAATCTAACGAAATATTCTGACCCCTGATTAACTCCATAGCGCTTTTCACATACCTAGTAAACCAACACACTCAGAGTTTACTTGGCTTATGAGGGAGTCGCAAACCTATTAGTTTTTTGCATGAGCTAACTCTAGCCGGGCTATTTTGTAGGCTGTGATTTAGTTTGTCGTTGCTTTAACAGGCTGGCAATTTCTTGTTGGCCAAATTGTGTGGCGAATTCCAAGCTGCGGTTAGCTAATTGCTCGTCATCGCAATCAATCGCAAACAATTTACGGGATATTGACAACTCGCCTGAAACAATTGCTGCCATCAGCGCTGTGTTTCCCCGCTCATCCACTAAACAAGCAGATGCGCCGGCAGTCAGTAATTGACCAACAATGTCGGCTTGTCCTCTAAATGCCGCTACCATTAAACCAGTATACCCTTGATTATTTTGATAGTTTAGATTAACGCCAGACTCAATAAAAAGTTTCATTAGTTGGGTATCGCCAGTGCGAGCGGCGTGAAAGAAGGCTAGCTCCACTTCCTGTACTGCTGATAGCTCAGGCGTATCTTTTATCCTAACACCTTCTTTTAGTTTAACCTGTGCGGTCGTGTTGTTTTTTTGGCTTGGATTGGGTTGGCTGCATGAGGCTAATAGGGAGGCTAACAAAATCACTAAGTAATAAGTCAACTGACGCATACGCATGTTGAGGTTCTCCTTAATAATAGATGTGAAAGGGCATTGAAGTATCAATATTATTAGTGTGCGATATGGAGTGACAGGATAGTCTGCTGAATATCCTGTCCATAAATATAAAAATTACTGATACTGATTAGGCTTCAGACCTAACTTGTCACCTAGGCGCTTGCCATATTCATGATCTGCCTTATAGAAGTAGCTGACCATTTGGGCTTGAATACCCTTATTATTCACTTGAACCAAAGCGCCTGACAGGTTGTTAATCAAGTTGGTTCTTTCCTGTTTACTAAACTTGCGATAAAGAATACCAGCTTGATAAAAGTTTTTCGGTTGGCTGATTTCTTCTCTGACCATGTAGCCTTTTAATAAAGCAGAGTTGTCTTTTTTCGGAGTCACCTGGTCTTTAACATGATGGCTGGGGTAATAATTCACATCTCCTCGTTGATCAGAGACATTCATTACACCATCAATAT
This genomic interval from Spartinivicinus ruber contains the following:
- a CDS encoding pilus assembly protein, with the translated sequence MCHKKPYYCQYLKQPTLLLAAAITAFPWVSYSGPLNLAQDALEIAPGAEPNIVILFDDSGSMAWEALMSSDYMKANQPSGVNDNAAGTVTPQSIRYRGYSGQYACSGTSYIYGVQFTTNSYYPYTCFVAETDNWRFRNSNFNKLYFDPTKTYKPWPGLNKNGKQFANIDITKAPDNPYDPKEYINLLQDDEILYGENVWNGSSWEWQQTSTTRSQTQGFKYYQWKDDGDGVFENGEQIEYLIKNAAPEIQQNFANWFAYYRSRNLVAKGGLGFVIEGMSNARVGFTSINTKDNNFRVKSLNTSVLSGAKKELLDKIYGTPIPQYGTPLRQNLRDVGKYYACESGNRFDASGSDCPIQPAPIGTCQQNYTLLMTDGFYNGGSPDVGNQDADDGSNAYDGGAFADSYSETLADVAMKYYKLDLSKQLQNSVPITKYDKQRSLTILSDEDTLHQHMATFTVGFGLKGSITGFPTDPKVAFNWPDPQVLINNKELAKVDDLLHAAYNGRGEYLSAEDPERLVQGLQEIFRRIKTDSGAASAVAFNTQSIKTTSLAFRALFNPKLSNGDVLAHPIDSTTGAVDTSVVKWSAAKKLDEKLAGNNVNNRNIITYRINADGTKQGIPFNYDNNLNQTQKTSLDNPVPFALPANYGDNDSTIGDERLFYLRGDQTHEGTNYDIGKFRERLSAEGRLGDIIHSTPTYVGPPGFAGRDNSPYPTTNLYSSFVKNNTSRRPMLYVGANDGMLHGFNADTGEEVFAYVPNVLFAELHKLTDPDYVHQMYVDEKASINDAYYNGAWHTILIGSLGAGGRGYFALDVTQPTDFDTEVGAANNVLWEFTASDDDELGYTYSRPIITMTNLQEGGEQVWLAISGNGYNSTSAKGNAVLFLNKLTGHGVDGSWNLGTDYYKIDTGKGKAASVDKNTPNGIGLPRAVDFDGNGTVDYVYAGDLQGNLWRFDISGSSTGSWKKTIIFTATDDQGNPQPIVNQPIVVRNKTSGGIVVVVGTGTWITKDDIASQDIQSMYGIWDDLSSQGYPVSKSELVEQYFTNVKSKFNSYTIRTLSNKPVNYSKDDNVMGWRLDFDAVEAQGNQIEFPGERAVRKLFLFGDNLLTTTVIPNPALACSTLPGGFLIGLDPLTGGEAKTSPLFDLNGDGEFDEKDKLSNGTPVAGIRLAGIPTDPAFIGNRIVIQEHNGNVSGFNTNLKGMQTGRMSWRQLQGN
- a CDS encoding TerD family protein — its product is MELIRGQNISLDSKKPLRIDIGWRSLTADIGLEAYGLAVNANKQVVNQDHFLWEANPTIPDLVTRHPHGKLFELTLPVLTTPYERFYIVLAFPVDSRHNFSQVKNIQVRVNSGQAARINMPSCAPETQSLTLIEVYRHKGQWKLRFIGFESPGDLSLVAEQFQFTLPQPLQKDDGISLDEGAELSPGENLSLSEHFSHCKNLLWQARSVPALNDIELNVVAVNAEGQVKNIKDFLYSENPRLRGEGIVLSKTKGDIYLEQIPADIAKLELLVTRSPETKRFSSVDYVETRLISAVTGQPVCKFIFETAAKNYNSAILFEIYRHRGEWRVRGMGQGYAEGIKKIGEKYGFAAPKQRHTTTVSQQAIPSSQSISQPSHINPTTASPSSTPTPSPKHPYLGYGVASMGGLVSLLGYTSIPMLLVGGGMIAGGALFSWKTHTQTKAAQQEHNERVILNMIKARNYRVTAFELASSHTMTIDEVTEILQYLCAKGAGQIEIDEHGKEIYVFDKMRSDDSQSKTNDW
- a CDS encoding ankyrin repeat domain-containing protein, coding for MRMRQLTYYLVILLASLLASCSQPNPSQKNNTTAQVKLKEGVRIKDTPELSAVQEVELAFFHAARTGDTQLMKLFIESGVNLNYQNNQGYTGLMVAAFRGQADIVGQLLTAGASACLVDERGNTALMAAIVSGELSISRKLFAIDCDDEQLANRSLEFATQFGQQEIASLLKQRQTKSQPTK